The bacterium genome window below encodes:
- the tssB gene encoding type VI secretion system contractile sheath small subunit codes for MAKEGTVAPRERVNITYRPATGDAKEDVELPLKLLVMGDFTGAPDDRQLEKREPVNIDKDNFDDVMKAQKLGLNINVPNRLSGKEGDEMSVKLNIASMKDFGPEAMAEQVPELKKLLELREAVKSLKSPMSNVPEFRKKIQELVKDESARKQLLKEVGIEE; via the coding sequence ATGGCGAAGGAAGGAACGGTTGCTCCGAGGGAACGGGTCAACATCACGTACCGCCCGGCCACGGGGGACGCGAAAGAGGACGTCGAGCTTCCGCTCAAGCTCCTGGTGATGGGAGATTTCACCGGAGCCCCCGACGATCGGCAGCTGGAAAAGAGGGAGCCGGTGAACATCGACAAGGACAACTTCGACGACGTCATGAAGGCCCAGAAACTCGGCCTCAACATCAACGTGCCGAACCGGCTGTCCGGGAAGGAAGGCGACGAGATGAGCGTCAAGCTCAACATCGCCTCGATGAAGGATTTCGGCCCCGAGGCGATGGCCGAACAGGTCCCCGAGCTCAAGAAGCTCCTCGAGCTGCGGGAGGCCGTCAAGTCCCTCAAGAGCCCGATGTCGAACGTCCCCGAGTTCCGGAAGAAGATCCAGGAGCTCGTGAAAGACGAATCCGCCCGGAAGCAGCTGCTCAAAGAAGTCGGGATCGAGGAATAG